taggcctGATCAACCTAAGTGTATTCAATTTCTGAGAGTTTTGGCTGAGAGCAAGAACTGAGTTGTAATACTCTAGTGAGAGAGTGTTTCAAGAGAAGTTGGATGAGTgttgttgtaatcttgagagcttggagggtgtaatctagtttcagatatagtggatttgacttaggcattgctgcctagccttggatgtaggatcaaccaaactggttgtatctgaaccaagtattcttggtgttctttcttttgtgttttacttttgattacttttgggtttgtttaattgtctattacttgttcttctttgttgctaTTATTGTGCACTGTATTGGCTGTGTTGTGCAGGTCCTAATCAACCCCAACAGAAAGATTATACCAAAAAATGTATATGAATTACCTGTGCTGTGGCTTTGATGATAGTTTCTCGGTTGTAACCAGATTTGGTCATTGCATCTTTCTCGGCAAGGTTGGTGGACAACATAATGTCCATGAGGTCTCTCTCCTGATCAGTAGAAGTAGTATTGTTATCTGATCTAGCTTGATCATGTTCCTCAAGCCAGTTCGCTAGCACCGAATCAATCTTTTGAAAAGTCCTCTTCATGGAGCTCAAGTGGCCACCAATGTCCAAACATTTGAGCCATGGAATCGCATCCGACCACACGAACAGACCGCTCAAATGCGAAGCTTCTCTTATGGCATTCTTTAAACGACACGCTTCGCTGTTCTTCTCCAAGTAAGCACTAGCAGAAAAGTGCTTTCCGGCTATCAGCTTAATGGTTAGATTCAAAGAAAACTGCTCGAAATACTCACTGAGAGGCACCAGGTGACCATGATCTTGAGTTGGAAAACAGAACAAACTCTTGATAAACGAGTCAACCTCAGAGACTCGGACGTGTTGTAGCGATGTTACCTTATGGGACGAGAGAAGGTGAAGATCTACGAACTTTCGAATTTCACGCCAGTAT
The genomic region above belongs to Humulus lupulus chromosome 1, drHumLupu1.1, whole genome shotgun sequence and contains:
- the LOC133812986 gene encoding flavonoid-6-hydroxylase-like, giving the protein MDFSSVFQALVFVSLLGFLVDHLSKKFNTNSVPKPSGALPIIGHLHLFSGHVPVARILAAMADKHGPIFSLRIGQHQVMVLSSWELVKDCFTTNDRAFANRPSSLAVGKHIGYDNASFALSPYGQYWREIRKFVDLHLLSSHKVTSLQHVRVSEVDSFIKSLFCFPTQDHGHLVPLSEYFEQFSLNLTIKLIAGKHFSASAYLEKNSEACRLKNAIREASHLSGLFVWSDAIPWLKCLDIGGHLSSMKRTFQKIDSVLANWLEEHDQARSDNNTTSTDQERDLMDIMLSTNLAEKDAMTKSGYNRETIIKATAQMQLEKT